A genome region from Aliivibrio salmonicida LFI1238 includes the following:
- a CDS encoding DUF3466 family protein, with translation MSNKLQLTTLAVLVSAALPAQAALYKVVEVTPSVSGSEYYGTAIEPSPITDNGANSLGCFETTASSVTCEGYKLAGETRDRAEGVSYTEEVPFAMDNSFGYIEDDYDGFVNYCFYQLGYSTCKYWANNQWTGWSNEIYGSNDKNSLAFVTDGGTIAASGINTVINSLDSAGAAVGNFSSTTNRNAPISGDSITGFQQGRQWSTDGTYTVGSVTSKTGIGADRYDYYSKPAVWTKSTSTLTAVNWAHDDEEDGDYYAQGSMRDLYVNGTEFYGVGYNNYDDQHMNATIFQASINVTTGALGIVGSTLISGAQVEISGDNVNSNSVATNINDNLVVVGQAKRSGSYPQNGAAGNRLFVTSATSPTAHFLDSSDGEIFFNGVGGEMGSINNFNEIVGRIDVDTFREYDGKQRRQRAFIYPYKPTESARADIFQNKAWIIDNLTNGGTYSGNNNQYRIYDATDINDAGVISATATKCYDENGSTVQEYDSTVHDAYCGDGNGTEKIVAVKLVPISDPANRNIETRGYENNTTERQGGSLGFGALTLLGLFGFMRKRSK, from the coding sequence ATGAGTAATAAATTACAATTAACCACATTAGCTGTTTTAGTGTCCGCTGCGCTTCCTGCGCAAGCGGCGCTTTATAAAGTGGTGGAAGTAACCCCAAGTGTTTCAGGTTCTGAGTACTACGGTACTGCGATTGAGCCATCTCCAATTACGGATAATGGTGCAAATAGTTTAGGTTGTTTTGAAACGACAGCTTCATCTGTAACATGTGAAGGCTATAAATTAGCTGGTGAAACTCGTGACCGTGCTGAAGGGGTTTCATATACTGAAGAAGTTCCTTTTGCGATGGATAATTCCTTTGGCTATATCGAAGATGATTATGATGGCTTTGTAAACTATTGTTTTTACCAACTAGGCTACTCTACCTGTAAATACTGGGCTAATAATCAGTGGACTGGTTGGTCTAACGAGATTTATGGCAGTAATGATAAAAACTCTTTAGCATTTGTTACTGATGGTGGAACTATTGCTGCTAGTGGAATTAATACGGTCATTAATTCGCTTGATTCAGCTGGCGCTGCTGTTGGGAACTTTAGTTCTACTACTAATAGAAATGCACCAATAAGTGGCGATAGTATTACTGGCTTTCAACAAGGCCGTCAATGGTCTACTGATGGAACTTATACGGTAGGAAGTGTTACTTCGAAAACAGGCATTGGTGCTGATAGGTATGATTACTATTCAAAACCAGCCGTATGGACAAAGTCAACATCAACGCTAACGGCTGTTAATTGGGCGCATGATGACGAAGAAGATGGCGATTATTATGCGCAAGGCAGTATGCGTGATCTGTATGTGAATGGTACGGAGTTTTATGGTGTTGGTTATAATAACTATGATGACCAACACATGAATGCCACTATATTTCAAGCTTCAATAAATGTAACTACGGGTGCTTTAGGAATTGTTGGGTCTACTCTAATTAGTGGTGCTCAGGTTGAAATTAGTGGTGATAACGTTAACTCTAATTCAGTTGCTACGAACATTAATGACAATTTAGTTGTTGTCGGTCAAGCTAAGCGTTCTGGTAGTTACCCCCAAAATGGGGCGGCGGGAAATCGTTTATTCGTTACTTCTGCAACTTCGCCAACGGCTCACTTCCTGGATTCATCAGATGGAGAGATCTTCTTTAACGGTGTTGGTGGGGAGATGGGGAGCATCAATAATTTCAATGAGATTGTTGGTCGTATCGATGTTGATACATTCCGTGAGTATGATGGTAAACAACGCCGCCAGCGTGCGTTTATTTATCCATACAAACCAACAGAATCTGCGCGTGCTGATATTTTTCAAAATAAAGCATGGATCATCGATAATTTAACGAACGGTGGTACATACTCTGGAAATAATAACCAATATCGTATTTATGATGCGACGGATATTAATGATGCTGGCGTTATCTCGGCGACTGCGACTAAATGTTATGATGAAAATGGATCTACAGTTCAAGAGTATGATTCAACGGTTCATGATGCATATTGTGGTGACGGGAATGGTACTGAAAAAATTGTAGCGGTTAAATTGGTTCCGATCTCAGATCC